Below is a genomic region from Persicimonas caeni.
GGGACTACACTCCCCGAGCAAAAAACTTGCCCCTCCCCAATCTCTAGCTAAACTCCACATCGAAGCCAGCTTTTTCGGTGCCAAGGACGGCGCCGCCACAACGACACGGAGTCACCGATGCTTTCCAACGTATTTGAGCGCGCTCTCGCAGACGAAAAGACCAAGCAAAAGTCGATGTCCATCGCCAGCGGCCCCGGCGCCCCGATGTTCGAGCCGGGCCCGACCACCCGGATTCGCCGCGCGCCGGTGCGCGCCATCGCGTCGGTGACCGTCGACGGCGGCCCGCGTGAGATCTTCGGCCAGGTCCTCAACGTCAGCCCCGGCGGCTGCCTGCTCAAGACCGAGGCGACCATGGAGACGGGCACGCTGGTGGACATGAGCATCACCGTCATCGGCGACGGCTTCCGCGCCCGCGTCGACTGCAAGGGCGTGCTGCGCCGCCGCGAGGAGTCGGGCACCCGCAAGCACTACGGCGTCGAGTTTCTGGCGGTCGACTCGCAGGACAAGCAGTCGCTGCAGTGGCTGTACGCCCAGGCGATGCGCTGAGGCGCCACGCCCGTTTACTCAAGGCGCACAAGGGTTTATAACACGCGCCATGAACTGGATCGGACTCATCGACACAACGCGACACACCCGCCAGGCGCCCCCCGGGCGCGTCGTGGCGGGTTTGTCTCTTCTCGAGCGCGCCGTGCGGCTGTGCGCGGTCAAAGACTGCTCGCACGCCGTCATCGCCACCACCGCCGAGTTCGCCGAGGAGGTCGAGGCGATCGCCGCCGACATCGACTTCGGCATCGAGCTTCTGGTCCGCCCGGTCGACGACGACGCGCCCACGGCGGTCATCGCCCAGACCGCCGACACCATCGCGCCCTTCCTCGACACGGTCGACGGGGTGATGTTCGTGCGCTCCTCGACGGTCTACGACCGCGGGCTCGTCCACGCGTTCGACGGCGATGAAATCCCCGAAGGCATCGCCGTCGCCAGCACCGAGCTCGACGAGCTCGCCGACCTGCTCGAGACCCGCGCCGATGTGTGGCCCGAGATCGCCGAGTACTGCGCCGGGCACACCCACCGAGACATCGCCGAGCTCGCCGCGGTCGCCGACAGCACCACGACCGACACCGACAAATGGCAGGTGCGCGTCGAAGACGCCCAGAGCGCCGACGGCGCCGCGCTTCGGCTGTGGAGCGGGTGCAGAAAGGACGTCGACGGGATCGTGTCGCGCCACCTGAACCGCTACATCAGCCTGAGCATCAGCCGCGCGATCGCGGCCACGGGCATCAAGCCCAACCACATCTCCATCGTCACCTTCAGCCTGGGCGCGCTCGCGGCCATCTTCGCGGGCATCGGCGGCTACTGGTGGTTCGTGCTCGCCGGGATCACCTACCAGATCAACTCGGTGGTCGACGGCGTCGACGGCGAGCTTGCGCGGGTCAAATACGAGTTCAGCCTGCTCGGCGAGTGGCTCGACACGCTGAGCGACGACAACAAAGACGTGCTGTTCTATGCGGGCTTGGCCATCGGCGCCTGGCGCACCTGGGACTTCCCCATCGACGGCTTCGACGCGACGACCTGGCTGTGGCTGGGCGGCATCGCCGTGGCCGGCAAGCTCGTGTCGATGGTCGCCTACTACACCTGGCTCATCGCCAACAAACGCGGCGACCTGCTCGCCTTCGAGTGGAGCTTCGAGGACGACGACCAACGAGAGGCGTCGGCCCTCTCCT
It encodes:
- a CDS encoding CDP-alcohol phosphatidyltransferase family protein, with product MNWIGLIDTTRHTRQAPPGRVVAGLSLLERAVRLCAVKDCSHAVIATTAEFAEEVEAIAADIDFGIELLVRPVDDDAPTAVIAQTADTIAPFLDTVDGVMFVRSSTVYDRGLVHAFDGDEIPEGIAVASTELDELADLLETRADVWPEIAEYCAGHTHRDIAELAAVADSTTTDTDKWQVRVEDAQSADGAALRLWSGCRKDVDGIVSRHLNRYISLSISRAIAATGIKPNHISIVTFSLGALAAIFAGIGGYWWFVLAGITYQINSVVDGVDGELARVKYEFSLLGEWLDTLSDDNKDVLFYAGLAIGAWRTWDFPIDGFDATTWLWLGGIAVAGKLVSMVAYYTWLIANKRGDLLAFEWSFEDDDQREASALSSALANLKYLTKNDFIVFFAMVLSFLGVLPYFLFIVAPGQFFIAASVTLQRLQRRRAG
- a CDS encoding PilZ domain-containing protein: MLSNVFERALADEKTKQKSMSIASGPGAPMFEPGPTTRIRRAPVRAIASVTVDGGPREIFGQVLNVSPGGCLLKTEATMETGTLVDMSITVIGDGFRARVDCKGVLRRREESGTRKHYGVEFLAVDSQDKQSLQWLYAQAMR